The sequence GTCGTAGTCTACGCGATCTTCAGGAAAGGCAGGAGGATGGGCAATGTCGTCGGTTTGCAGCAAGCCTTGCTCGACCAGTCGCTCGGGACTGATCAGCAGCGGATTGCCGGCAAACGTGGAAGGGCTGGCGTATGGCGAAAAGCCCAGTCCTACGGGCACAAGCGGAAGCATCTGCCAGAGACGCTGACCGGCCTCGACCAGAAAATCGACAAAGCGGTAAGCTGCAGGCCCCAGATCTCCAATACCGAAAGGACCGGGCAGGGAGGTCGGATGCAACAGAATACCGCTGGAGCGAGGAAGACCGTGCATGAACGTCTCAGATCGCGCTGATCCACATGATTACAGCGGCGCCAAAGATACGGGATATGACAACGATAAGGGAGCGCAAAGCGAGGAAAAGCCTGTAAAGAAAAAGAAAGCAGCCACTTGCTTACATGGAAGCAGCCTGTACCCTTTCGAAGAAGGACCCGCCTACCTGGACAGGCCTCCGAGAAGCCTCCTGCTGATGGGTATAAGCAAATCGTAGCGTTGTACGCTTGTCTTTCTTCCTGTAGATTTATTTAACCAGGATGATTTTGCGTTGTTGGACGAAGCTGCCGGCCGTGAGGCGATAGAAATACAAGCCACTGGCCAGGCCCTGCGCTTCGAAACGCACGGCATAGAGGCCAGGCGCTAGCTTTTCGTCCACCAACACGCCGACGCGTCTTCCCAGCACGTCGTAGACTTCCAGGCGCACCCGCACCTGCCGTGGCACGGCAAAGCGAATCGTAGCCTGCCGCCGAAACGGATTGGGATAGGCTTCGTAGAGCGCAAAGCGTTCGGGCACAGCGCCTTCGTCTTCGGCGGCCACCAGATAGGGGGCCACTTCCAACAGGCGCAGGCCTACGGCA comes from Rhodothermus profundi and encodes:
- a CDS encoding T9SS type A sorting domain-containing protein, with translation AVGLRLLEVAPYLVAAEDEGAVPERFALYEAYPNPFRRQATIRFAVPRQVRVRLEVYDVLGRRVGVLVDEKLAPGLYAVRFEAQGLASGLYFYRLTAGSFVQQRKIILVK